A stretch of DNA from Nonlabens ponticola:
AGAGGTTATCCGTAAATTTGAAAAAGGTCACAGATCATGGGAGTTTTGCGCCGTAAGAATAAGAAGTACGATTATGAGCCACGCTATTATAAAAGCGAGGAAGGCTCAAAACCTTTTGAGATCAAGCATAAATTTGATGATCAACGCACAACCGTAAATAGATTAGGGTTGAAAGGCAAATTCAATAATGCCATGCGTGATTATAAGGAAGGCACTGATGCGCTGGCTAGAAAACGCATTTACATCATTGTTGCAGTTCTCGTGTTTTTGTTTTTGTGGCTTATTGATTTTGATTTATCCATCTTTAGTTTTTAATTGACTGTATGTCAGATATCATTAGGTTATTACCTGATCACGTTGCAAATCAAATTGCCGCTGGTGAAGTTGTTCAACGACCAGCCAGTGTCGTCAAAGAATTATTAGAGAATGCCATTGATGCTGACGCACGTGAGATTTCGTTAATTGTAAAGGATTCTGGTAAGACTTTGATCCAAGTGATCGATGATGGTAAGGGTATGAGCACCATGGATGCACGCATGGCTTTTGAAAGACATGCCACTTCAAAGATCCAGTCTGCTGACGAATTATTTAATCTTTCTACCAAAGGATTTAGGGGTGAGGCGCTAGCGTCAGTAGCCGCAGTATCTCATGTAACTATTAAGACAAAACGTCCAGAAGATGATCTGGGAACCACTATTTCTATTGAAGGTAGTAAAGTGATTGCTCAAGAACCTGCTGTGGCTCCGGTAGGAACGACTGTGAGTGTGCGCAATTTG
This window harbors:
- a CDS encoding riboflavin synthase subunit beta; translation: MGVLRRKNKKYDYEPRYYKSEEGSKPFEIKHKFDDQRTTVNRLGLKGKFNNAMRDYKEGTDALARKRIYIIVAVLVFLFLWLIDFDLSIFSF